In the genome of Chlamydia trachomatis A/HAR-13, one region contains:
- a CDS encoding TraR/DksA family transcriptional regulator yields the protein MPLTDEEIANFKTRLLEMKAKLSHTLEGNAQEVKKPNEATGYSQHQADQGTDTFDRTISLEVTTKEYKLLRQIDRALEKIEEASYGICDVSGEEIPLARLMAIPYATMTVKSQEKFEKGLLSGN from the coding sequence CCAATTTTAAAACACGTCTTTTAGAAATGAAGGCTAAGTTGTCTCATACTCTAGAAGGGAATGCTCAAGAGGTCAAAAAACCTAATGAGGCAACAGGCTATTCTCAGCACCAAGCAGATCAAGGCACAGATACGTTTGATCGAACTATCAGCCTGGAAGTTACTACTAAAGAGTATAAACTTCTTAGACAAATTGATCGTGCTTTAGAAAAAATTGAAGAAGCCTCTTACGGCATTTGTGATGTAAGTGGAGAAGAAATTCCGTTGGCAAGATTAATGGCAATCCCTTACGCTACGATGACTGTGAAATCACAAGAAAAATTCGAAAAAGGCCTTCTTTCTGGAAACTAG
- the lspA gene encoding signal peptidase II: MPTRSLPTFLTLLLLASIDWVSKLVVLLKSCQLSPHSSAFLYSYVWGHFSFLIIPSFNEGAAFGLFTQYKIPLLIFRVCVILGLALFLRIKYKSLHRRTRVALTLILAGALGNVGDILLYGKVVDFLSLSYYSWRFPSFNLADAFISIGTLLLIGHLYFTKESKKYF, from the coding sequence ATGCCGACCCGTTCTCTCCCAACCTTCCTTACTCTCCTTCTCCTAGCCTCTATTGATTGGGTCTCAAAACTAGTTGTGTTACTCAAGAGCTGCCAGCTCTCCCCTCACTCCTCAGCTTTTCTTTATAGCTACGTGTGGGGACATTTTTCTTTTCTCATTATTCCCTCCTTCAATGAAGGAGCAGCCTTTGGACTCTTTACTCAATACAAAATCCCTCTTCTTATTTTCCGCGTTTGCGTAATCCTAGGCCTAGCCTTATTCTTGAGAATTAAATATAAGTCTTTACACAGAAGAACACGAGTTGCTTTAACCTTGATCCTCGCTGGAGCTCTAGGGAATGTGGGTGATATCTTACTCTACGGTAAGGTTGTCGACTTCCTTTCTCTTAGCTATTACTCCTGGCGCTTTCCTTCCTTCAATTTAGCAGATGCGTTTATCTCTATAGGAACCCTCCTTCTTATTGGTCACCTATACTTCACTAAAGAAAGTAAAAAATACTTTTAA